The nucleotide sequence AGGTGCACCGGTACGGGGCGCATTTGTTCCATACCTCGAACCCCACGGTATGGGAATACGTCAATCGCTTCACGACATTCACCGGGTACGTGCACCGCGTGTACACCAACCACGGCGGCGTCGTGTACCCGATGCCGATCAATCTGGGCACGATCAACCAGTTCTTCCAGGCCGCGTACTCCCCTGACGAGGCCCGCGCGCTCGTGCACACACAGGCGGACGAGTTCGACGCGAAGGAGGCGCAGAACCTCGAGGAGCGCGGGATCGGCCTGATCGGGCGCCCCCTTTACGAGGCGTTTATCCGCGACTACACGGCCAAGCAGTGGCAGACGGATCCCAGGGATCTCCCGGCTGAGGTGATCAGCCGGCTGCCGGTCCGATACACCTACGACAACCGCTACTTCAATGACACGTGGGAAGGGTTGCCGACGGACGGCTATACCGCCTGGCTCGAGAGGATGGCCGATCACTCGAACATCGAGGTGAAGCTCGACACCGATTTCTTCGATGAGTTGCAGCCTCTGAATAAGAAGGCCACCGTCGGACAGCTTCCGATTGTCTATACCGGGCCGGTCGACCGCTACTTCGACTACGCCGAGGGCGCGCTGTCGTGGCGCACGCTCGACTTCGAGGAGGAGGTGCTGGAGATTGGAGACTTCCAGGGGGCACCGGTGATGAACTACGCCGACGCGGACGTGCCCTACACCCGCATCCACGAGTTCAAGCACTTCCATCCCGAGCGCGCGGAGAGGTACCCGACGGACAAGACGGTGATCATGCGCGAGTTTTCCCGTTTCGCCTCGCGTGAGGATGAGCCGTACTACCCGGTGAACACCCGGGAGGATCGTTCGGGCCTCCTGGGGTATCGCGAGCTCGCCAAGGGTGAGAAGCACGTGCTCTTCGGGGGCCGTCTGGGCACGTACCAGTACCTCGACATGCACATGGCCATCGGTGCCGCGCTGTCGATGTGGAACAACCAGCTCGCCTGACCGGTGGACTGGATCGTCGTCGCCCCGGCACTGACCGGGGCTCTCATCCTCCTGATCATCCCCGGCTTTCTGATCCTGTGGCCCCTGCACCTCGGTGCAATCCCCACGGTCGCGCTCGCGGGCGTTCTCGGGGTGCTTTCGGTGGGAGTGGCCGGCGTGCTCGCCGGTGCGCTCGCCACGCCGTGGGCGACATGGCAGTTGCTGATCCCGTGGACGGTCGGCGCGCTCGTGACGTGGCTCGCCGCCAGGCCCCTGCTTCGCCATCGGGGCGTCGAGCCTCCCCTGAACCCGCTGCTGCTGGCGGCGTGGGCAGCGGCGGGCCTCATGGCCGCGTTGGCGGCCTTCTGGGAGGTGCCGAGCGCGGACCGCGTTAGCCAGACGTACGACAACGTCTTCCACATGTCGGCGACCGCAGCGATCCTCGACGGGCGTAGCCCCTCCTCGTTCACCCTGCGAACCCTCATCGAGACCGATCGTTCGGCCGGCTTCTACCCGGCTGGTTGGCACACGTCGGTTGCGACCGTGGTCCAGGCGACCGGTGCCGAGCCCGCTATCGCGGTCAACGCGCTGTGGATCGCGGTCGTCGTCGGGGTATGGATCCCGGGCATCGTGTGGCTCGCCCAGGTTCTCATTCCCGACCATCCTCCACGGATGGTGGCAGCGGTCGCGATTCCCCTCAGCGTCGCCTTCGCAGCTATGCCCTACGCACTTCTGTCCTGGGGCACGCTGTATCCCACGTTCCTGGCGACAGCCCTTCTCCCGGCCGCGTTGGCGGTGCCGATCGTCGCCGCGCGACGGGTTCGGTCCACCAAGGGGGCGTCCCGCCGCGCAGCGTTGGTGCTCGGTGCGGTGGGAATGGTCGCCGCGGTCTGCGCCATCGTGTTCGCGCAGCCCCGAGTGCTCGCGTCATGGGCCGTCGTCCTGATTCCCGCCGCCGGAGCGTCGTTCTGGATGCTGTGCCGCGACGGATGGCGGCGTGGCGGCTCGCAGCGGCGGCGCGTGGTCTGGTTGGCTACCGTCGCCTCGTTCGGACTCGTCGTCGGAGCGTCGCTGGCCTTCTTCTACGCGGTGCGCGTGCTCGGCCTGTTCGCGCGTCCGCTTGAGGATCGGCTGGGTGGCCCGCAGGCAGTCGCCACGCAGAGTGTCTGGGCTGGCCTGTGGCAGGTCCTTTCGCAGTCCTGGCCGACGGGAGTCGGGGGCGCCGTCGTCTTCGCGGCCGTGCCTGTCGCCGTGGCCGTGGTGATAGGGATCATCGCCGCCGTGCGGTCACGCGGCACACGATGGGTCGTGGTCTCGTACGCAGTGATGGCGGTGCTCTACGCGGCTGCCGCCGGTTCCG is from Microbacterium sp. LWH3-1.2 and encodes:
- the glf gene encoding UDP-galactopyranose mutase, with amino-acid sequence MNTDLLIVGSGFFGLTIAERAAASGRKVTVIDRRHHIGGNAYSEDEPTTGIEVHRYGAHLFHTSNPTVWEYVNRFTTFTGYVHRVYTNHGGVVYPMPINLGTINQFFQAAYSPDEARALVHTQADEFDAKEAQNLEERGIGLIGRPLYEAFIRDYTAKQWQTDPRDLPAEVISRLPVRYTYDNRYFNDTWEGLPTDGYTAWLERMADHSNIEVKLDTDFFDELQPLNKKATVGQLPIVYTGPVDRYFDYAEGALSWRTLDFEEEVLEIGDFQGAPVMNYADADVPYTRIHEFKHFHPERAERYPTDKTVIMREFSRFASREDEPYYPVNTREDRSGLLGYRELAKGEKHVLFGGRLGTYQYLDMHMAIGAALSMWNNQLA
- a CDS encoding DUF6541 family protein codes for the protein MDWIVVAPALTGALILLIIPGFLILWPLHLGAIPTVALAGVLGVLSVGVAGVLAGALATPWATWQLLIPWTVGALVTWLAARPLLRHRGVEPPLNPLLLAAWAAAGLMAALAAFWEVPSADRVSQTYDNVFHMSATAAILDGRSPSSFTLRTLIETDRSAGFYPAGWHTSVATVVQATGAEPAIAVNALWIAVVVGVWIPGIVWLAQVLIPDHPPRMVAAVAIPLSVAFAAMPYALLSWGTLYPTFLATALLPAALAVPIVAARRVRSTKGASRRAALVLGAVGMVAAVCAIVFAQPRVLASWAVVLIPAAGASFWMLCRDGWRRGGSQRRRVVWLATVASFGLVVGASLAFFYAVRVLGLFARPLEDRLGGPQAVATQSVWAGLWQVLSQSWPTGVGGAVVFAAVPVAVAVVIGIIAAVRSRGTRWVVVSYAVMAVLYAAAAGSDGVLSKLATAIWYKDRYRLSSVVAMLAVVLATRGVLTAVRRVQRRRDVTDRSTARATVATSWLLAASSVLILAATGITASVATAFRLPASEAGTAVVSAEQIGFFTGLAAAVPAGQRVLGDPWDGSAWTQLFGDREPVFPHVNGQWDADRLLLAQRLQDIDTDPTICDALRRLDVEFVVYSSHELSGGDPAGNLFPGPHLAVDAGLFTEVASAGETSLYRIDQCRVG